One window from the genome of Eublepharis macularius isolate TG4126 chromosome 15, MPM_Emac_v1.0, whole genome shotgun sequence encodes:
- the HIPK4 gene encoding homeodomain-interacting protein kinase 4: protein MVTIESASDYYDVFEILGKGTFGEVVKSWKRSSGEMVAVKILKNDSYRSRIIKNELKLLQTMSEVDSEESHIVQFHEFFHDELKFYLVFELLEQNLFDFQKEHNFSPLPVRHIRTVTTQVLRALAKLKELSIIHADLKPENIMLVDQVRYPFRVKVIDFGSASIFNEVRYVKEPYIQSRFYRAPEILLGLPFCEKVDVWSLGCVMAELHLGWPLYPGNNEYDQIRYICETQGLPRPTLLNAARKAHLFFKRGQHQEAANTWQLKTPAEYLADTKVKSVERRKYVLKSLDQMETVNVHKMIYPDAEALAEYFDLRSMVELIKRMLTWDSHERITPSAALKHPYVSTQPLKQNYSLTQYYQICLRSLQESLNSSSKTGEEGMQLYGALEEEHFYAAQEPFQEGNTHSIQRTTSQMDDLSLAEAGQDLPLMVWEGGASRGLYEPFPGPAEAASGWRKTLHPNFPLHQEQEPILAYYRNRHSSPKHRRASRHTQSGLAFDNLILLGQSSPEEAADWEKRSDSSRTSLPESSAREGPGLSQGLRGSPTGQPLRVRGRGADSGKEPPGFEVPLPDSSATLLRQRNAAPLWASPPETQSRRPPDPGPGRAEGGALSPGGAAEKGLRSGRRGTAKGARAGRLATAQDGTDARSLLSLSPRQRAPPEVFEPAAAPLPGAHSWQPADKWLAEPRLERSALQAALHSPRARPALQPFLPHIASHQ from the exons ATGGTCACAATTGAGTCAGCGTCTGACTACTACGACGTATTCGAGATCCTGGGGAAGGGCACTTTCGGGGAAGTGGTGAAAAGCTGGAAGCGGAGCTCCGGGGAGATGGTGGCCGTAAAAATCCTGAAGAACGACTCGTACAGGAGCAGGATCATCAAGAACGAGCTGAAGCTGCTGCAGACCATGTCAGAGGTGGACTCGGAGGAGTCACACATTGTCCAGTTCCACGAGTTCTTTCACGATGAGCTCAAGTTCTACCTGGTCTTCGAACTCCTGGAACAAAATCTCTTTGACTTCCAGAAAGAGCACAACTTCTCCCCTTTGCCAGTCCGGCACATCCGCACGGTGACCACTCAGGTGCTCCGAGCCCTGGCCAAGCTGAAGGAGCTGTCCATCATCCATGCAGACCTGAAGCCAGAAAACATCATGCTGGTTGACCAGGTCAGGTACCCTTTCCGCGTCAAGGTGATCGACTTTGGCTCGGCCAGCATCTTCAACGAGGTACGCTACGTCAAAGAGCCGTACATCCAGTCCCGGTTCTATCGGGCCCCAGAGATATTGCTGGGCTTGCCATTCTGCGAGAAAGTGGACGTGTGGTCTTTGGGGTGTGTCATGGCAGAGCTGCACCTGGGCTGGCCCCTGTACCCTGGGAACAATGAGTATGACCAGATCCGATACATCTGTGAGACCCAGGGGCTGCCCAGGCCCACCCTTCTCAACGCAGCCCGGAAGGCCCACCTCTTCTTCAAAAGGGGCCAGCATCAGGAGGCAGCCAATACCTGGCAGCTGAAAACCCCGGCCGAGTACCTGGCAGACACCAAGGTGAAGTCAGTGGAGAGGAGGAAGTATGTGCTGAAGTCCCTGGACCAGATGGAGACCGTGAATGTCCACAAGATGATCTACCCGGATGCCGAGGCCTTGGCTGAATACTTTGACCTCAGGAGCATGGTGGAGCTCATCAAGAGGATGCTGACCTGGGACTCGCACGAGCGCATCACCCCCAGCGCAGCTCTGAAGCACCCCTACGTCTCCACACAGCCGCTCAAGCAGAACTACAGCCTCACCCAGTACTACCAGATCTGCCTGCGGAGCCTGCAGGAGTCCctgaacagcagcagcaagacCGGGGAGGAAGGCATGCAGCTGTACGGCGCCTTGGAGGAGGAGCACTTTTACGCTGCACAAGAGCCCTTCCAGGAGGGGAACACCCACAGCATCCAGCGGACCACCAGCCAAATGGACGACCTCAGCCTGGCCGAGGCAGGCCAGGACCTGCCTCTAatggtgtgggagggaggggcCAGCAGGGGGCTTTACGAGCCCTTCCCCGGCCCGGCAGAAGCCGCTTCCGGCTGGCGCAAAACCCTCCACCCGAACTTCCCCCTGCACCAGGAGCAAGAGCCCATCCTGGCTTATTACAGGAACCGGCACAGCAGCCCCAAGCACCGCAGGGCCTCCCGGCACACACAGTCGGGCCTTGCCTTTGACAACCTGATCCTGCTGGGGCAAAGCTCCCCCGAAGAGGCTGCAGACTGGGAGAAGAGGAGCGACAGCAGCAGGACATCCCTGCCGGAGTCCAGCGCGAGGGAGGGCCCCGGCCTCTCCCAGGGCCTGAGGGGTTCACCCACTGGGCAG CCCCTGCGCGTCCGAGGAAGGGGCGCTGACTCGGGGAAAGAACCGCCGGGCTTCGAGGTGCCCCTCCCGGACTCCTCTGCAACTCTGCTCCGACAGAGGAACGCGGCCCCCCTCTGGGCCTCCCCTCCCGAAACGCAGAGCCGGAGGCCACCGGATccagggccgggccgggcggagGGGGGAGCCCTGTCCCCGGGCGGGGCTGCAGAGAAAGGCCTTCGGAGCGGCCGCCGCGGGACGGCAAAGGGTGCCCGGGCCGGGCGCCTTGCGACGGCGCAGGACGGCACTGACGCGcgctcccttctctctctttctccccggCAGCGAGCGCCCCCGGAGGTCTTCGAGCCGGCCGCCGCCCCGCTGCCCGGAGCCCACAGCTGGCAGCCCGCCGACAAGTGGCTGGCAGAACCCCGCTTGGAACGGAGCGCCCTGCAGGCGGCGCTGCACAGCCCGCGAGCGCGCCCGgcgctgcagcccttcctgccgcACATCGCCAGCCACCAGTGA